Part of the Trichoderma asperellum chromosome 1, complete sequence genome is shown below.
tataatactcttttaagctttatattttctttatttatttacttttttatattactttttaaattttaatttaattaactaaataattaaagttagtttaattaataataaaaatattaatttataatagtaaatagctgtatttattatttaatattaataaatatttttaataaataggtttattttttataaaaatatttatataagttttttaaataaaaatactttaattaataatatttaatttaatattttaaagtaattattaattatttattatttatttattaataatactatatattaataactttaattatttttttttttttttaattatttaaagttatttataattaaattttactttttttatattaataaagctattttactttttattatttaatattattatataatatatttaaaaataataattattaataaaatatatatataaataacttaaatactttataaataatattagcttactattattaattaaaattaatattattaataaagctttaattattaattattatatattataatatattaaaaataaaaaagtttttaaaagtaaataatatattaaataataataaatttatttaaattaaggtaaagtttatataatttatatttaaaattattaaattaatattaaataaatcttttagtattataggtagcttttttattttatattatttattataactttagtatatatttaaagtaataattaaatatatattatttattaaaaaaaatcctatatttaaaaaactttagttaattatttttttactttttttacttttttttaacttaaggctatttattattacttatataatgctataattaatagctattaaaatttaattaattataataatataaataaagacttatTAAAGAtcttaaagttatactttattaaaaaaaataaaaaaagctatattataaataaaaaaaaaataaaaaataaagtaaaagtaaaataaaaataattatatatatataattataaaataaaataatattttataattatatatattataaaagacttttaatatagtgctataaaaaataactaaagggaaatataatatttatatagtttatatactatatttttttattaatagtatattaaaaaataatataatatattataatatattataaaattatatttacttaaatttaagttatttattaaagttttattaagctatatatatataaaatatttatttaaattaagctaaactttaaatttattatttttaaataaattatatagtattatatataaattaataaagctatataagtaatatactatagagagtaaaatattaaaaatatactatatataaagctttataaataataatatagtttaataaaattaaatattaaaaaaataatatagtatattatacttaattatttaaattaaaaaaaataaaaataaaatttaaataatatagtaattattttttattttatttaaaagttataaaataaattaaaaaaaactatattatatagtaagctaaagatgctttattttaaatataataaaaaaaaaaaaaaaatataaattctacctttaataaatttattagcttaaagatttaactttttttatttattttagctttttactatatatatttaatgcAGCAGTAGTAAAAATATAGGTAGTAGAATTTAAAATTgcctatataaagaaaatacttaaaaataaaaaaggtaagtaaggctataaacttatttaactGCAATAACCTAGTATCCCTTTAATTACAGCATTATAGGTAGTtttactatactttatacatttaattataagccttCCAGGGGCAATGGGGCCAATGGACTATGCCTAAAGCTTTAGCAAAGGCCATGAAAAGATGCCCTATTTATgcactataaaattaatctatgAGTCTCAAACAGAAGCATTTGTCTATGCCAAAAGAGGCCTAGCTTAGCCCGAGCTTTATTTCTCCTGCCACTTAtgttaagctataaaaagtCACATCAAGCATCTTGTATTCTACATCTCATCTGTGGAACTCATAATGATTTTCCTTTGCGATCTTAAACTGATGGGTCGTGCTGTGAGCCATAAACATAGCTTGAATAACCCTCAGGTATTATAGCCTCAGCGCCCTATAAAGTAGTATTCTAATAATATGTACAGCAAATTATAGAGGACTAAATGTGTTTATTTGCtaaattttatttctatCTAATGGTTTGGTTCTCATTGAATGCGATCGCAATATAGCCAGTCTATTTTTGTAAACACCAACTTTCTCACCAGACATTTACAGTAAAAGTCGACACGTTTATTCAtttagctaaattaaattaagaaTATAATTGGATCACTGAACTCAATTTATATACACCTCATAACCATTTGCAACTCACGCACCACTGTTTTCTTGAATTTTCGCCGATGTACATGTCGGCGTTTGACAGCGTGCTACAAATCATGTTTGCATTTGGACTTGACGGTCATGTCCGCGAAGTCGTTTCATCCGCTCGTGTTGCGCTAGAGAATAAATATGCGGGTTCAAAAATTACAtcattttttaaaagaaaaggctcaataatttaattaattcttcCATCACTCAAGGTTTAAGGCGCAAATAAATCTTGTAGCATTCCTAGTCAGGCACATGTGTAATGTTCCCTCCTACGGCTGGCGCAGCGATGAATCCCACGGCTAAACATTGGgcttccaaaaaaaaaaaaaaaaaaaaaaggcaaagagataTAGAATCTCCATAATACGCAACGCGCATTTACTTTTAAACATTCATTATGAAGGCCTTTATACTGATTATTTGAAAAATTCTTACATCTAGTAGACTTCCGCCCTCCCCCATTCTTTAGGCAGTCGTTTCCATCTTAATCTCCACCATTCGCGATAGTCTTCGGGGAGGCCCACCCAAATACTACGATACCAGATCCCACAACGGTTTGATACATCCCCATCCTAATAGTCTACTATGAGTAGTATTGAAGTAATCATTTTCTCACTGAACATGAATTGAACCTTCTCTTAGCTTCTGCGAACGGCACACAGACTTCCTAGCGCTGTCACATTGCTATTCGTGATCATCCGCCAAACTTCCCACGAAAAGTTAGGATGATGGCAAATCAGACCAAGCGCTCAAGAAATTTCTCTTTTGTGTAACCACTGTCCAACAGTAAATTCAGTGGTGTAGTAGGGTACAAGTACAAAACAAGGTTTTTTTTCGTCGGTTACACAAATATAAATGTTACAAAGTGCAAGCCATTTTCCAAATCCAAGACTCATGCTCATCTATCTCTCAATGTCCAATATTCAATCGCCCTTTGAAACATATCTTTGGACATCGAGTATTATTGCTGCAGTATCCCACTGCATCGAATCAACGTCCAATTGCTGCAGCATATCATTGGATCAATGCCATAACATAGCATCTCGTCAGGCAACTTCACAAACTATAATAACCATTCTACCAGCTCCTTCTACcacttcttcagcttctatATCTATCATATCAAGACATCTCTATAACCATCTCATCCCGCAACAAGACACCAATAATACAAACAATGTCGCAGATCCGGGCTTTCATTGTCTACGTCCACGGATGCCCAGGCTTCCTCAACGCCGCGATATGCGTCGAGCTGAGCCAGCTCATCGACCACTCACGAGTCATAAAAATGGGCGCCAATCCAAACAATCGCACCCTTAGGGCTAGGCTcagctcttcatccatgTCCATTGATAGGGAGACACTGTTGTATCTGCGCTCTGTCCTAGCCGATACGCTCCGAGACTCGAATCAAGCAACGCGCCGCTCATGGATCTTTTCAGACTTCCGAGGCGCAACGAGCACTCACAACACTTTGCCTGTCGAAGATTACGAGAATGCCGCTGACAAGGTGGATTTGCCATTCATTCACGTCATTCTGCGCTGCAATTCGCGGAAATTGAGAAGCCTATCCGTAGTTGGGGAGAGTCTCCGGAACGTCAATGCCGTTGACTTTGCAGTTTTCGAGTCGATccgaaagagagaggagattCGGGCAACGGGAAAGGCGAATGAGCTAGAGCTGGATATTTCGGATTTAGATCAAGCAGAGGCGGCAGGGAAAATATTCGAGCGAATACCCAAGATATTGGAATTGTATGAGTAGTTGACATTATGTTTAATCATCTGAGAGCAATTTGTAATAAAACCCATAATGTCACCCACTTGTGTCAATGCAAATGCGATAGAAATGATAAATTCGTACATACCCAGGTTCAGCAGGGCACTGTTTAGAATTGTATTCCCAAGTCTGTACTACCAATCATCAGCGATATAATCACAACACACACTGGTCATGCTTGCAACAAGGGAcagctttttgctcttcatcTTTTATTCCTCGGCAATTCGGATTCTAGTGCTATAAATAGAGATTTGGCCGTGCAATTCTGCAGCCAGCCGTGTCGTTACACCTTCTCTGCCATCTGATCTGATATCTTGACATGGCGTCAGGCACGCCGAATACCAGCCGCTTCATTTTCTGACATGGCGATTCTTTCCGtcttaaactttttatctctcttttttcttctttcccgtTCATAAAAAGATCATCCGTTCATTATATGCAATTCGACTCCCTTCTATATGCTTCACCCGTCTAGTCCTTGTCCAGTCGCACGGCAGCATTTCTCTCGATGAAGTGCAGATCCACTTGGTGACCAAGCAACTCACGGATGTTCTGAATGGCGTATTTGATCATAGTCGGTCTCTCCAAGCTAAGGCCGAATCCGTACACTCTCAAGTCTTTGGGCAGTCCCATGGCCTCCAACATCTCCGGTCGGAACATGCCACTGTTGCCAATCTATTTGAATGTCCTCGGTTAGCGTTTTCGGTATGTCCATACGTGGTTATACTATTTCTCTTACTTCTACAAGCTTCTTCAATCCCTTGTGGTAGCTGAAAAGCTCCATGCTAGGCTCTGTGTAGGGGTTATAACTATTTTTGTGTTAGTGGCAAGTAAAATTCTGCATGAGTAGCCTATTTTCTTACGCTGGCTTGAATTTGAGACTGCAAGATTTTATTAGCATGGATACTTGTATAGAGATTTACAGAGTCATGGGTACTCACTCAGTCAATCccatcttcttgaagaaAGTCTCGAAGAATTCCATCAGACCACCGAGGGTCAAGCCGTAATCGGCAATAACACCTGTGATTGTTGTAAGCTTTTCGACCCATATACTAGAGTAGCAAAATTTCAAATCTGAATATACATACCTTCGACTTGGTGGAACTCGCAAAGATGTGTGGCGTCAACAGCTtcgtttc
Proteins encoded:
- a CDS encoding uncharacterized protein (EggNog:ENOG41) gives rise to the protein MSQIRAFIVYVHGCPGFLNAAICVELSQLIDHSRVIKMGANPNNRTLRARLSSSSMSIDRETLLYLRSVLADTLRDSNQATRRSWIFSDFRGATSTHNTLPVEDYENAADKVDLPFIHVILRCNSRKLRSLSVVGESLRNVNAVDFAVFESIRKREEIRATGKANELELDISDLDQAEAAGKIFERIPKILELYE